The DNA window TTACACTGTTGCTCTTAATAACATAAGGGCTTATGGACGGATGTATGAGCTTGGTTTGGTATTAGGGCATAAAATAAAGACAGGCGACTATTTTAAAGATATGAAGCTTGGTATGAAGATGGGATTGAAAGGGAAGCTTAAACTTCTGCCAGCAAGAATACGCAATGTCAAAGCTATTGATAAGATATTCAAGAAAGTTTCTGAAATTGAAGAGAAGGAAAAGGTATGAGTTATTCATATTATCCGGGTTGTTCGCTTCATTCAACAGGTGCAGAATATGATGTTTCCATAAAATTCGTTTTTAAAAAACTCGGAATTGAATTTGAAGAGATAAAAGGATGGAACTGCTGTGGGACAACTCCTGCGCATTGCACTTCAAAATATCTATCAATAGCTTTGCCCGCGAGAAATTTGAAACTTGTCGAGGATTCTGGCAATAGTAAAGTTGCTGTGCCTTGCGCTTCCTGTTTTTCAAGGCTGAAGAGGGCACGATACGAGATATCGCAGGACAAGGAGTTGGCGCAGAAGGTCAATGAGATTATAGAAGCAGATTTTTCAAACACTGTTGATGTCATTCATCCCCTTGACATTATAAAGAACGATATTGGAATCGATAGGTTGAAAGAAAAGATGGAAAAATCTCTTTCAGGCATAAGAGTTGCCTGTTACTATGGATGTCTTATGACGAGGCCTCCTGAAGTAACTGAGTTTGATAACTGTGAATATCCTGTTATTATGGATGAAATACTTTCAGAAATGGGTGCAGAGCCAATAGATTGGGGGTATAAAACCGATTGCTGTGGAGCAAGTTTTTCCATTTCGAGAATCAGTTCTTCCTTGAAGCTAATGAGTAAAATTTTTAAAGATGTTGCTTCAAGAGGTGCAGACTGCATTTCTGTTGCCTGTCCATTGTGCCATGCAAATTTGGATACGAGACAGGAAGATATCAATAATGCGGAAGGCACAAAATATAGCATTCCTGTCTTCTATTTTTCTGAGCTATTAGCCCTAGCCCTTGGTGCAAAGAAGGGAGACCTTGCATTTAGAAAACATATTATAGACCCATCTGTGATTCTTCAGCAGTATGATATTGGATAAATAATTTTCCCGATTGGAGGTATCTTATGGCAAGACCAATCTTATTCCTTTTAAAACCGGGATTTTTTGATGGCAGTGAAGGTCCCTTTTTTTGTCCTGATTGTGCAATGGTTGAAGGTTTTTTGGCTTATATGCCTCAGATTGGGGATGAAGTTGAAATTAGAAGAATAGATTTTAAGAAACCAAGAAAGGAAATTGTCGAACTTCTTGGAGAAGAAAATCAGGGATGTCCCGTCCTTATTCTTACGAATGATGCAGATAATGTTTCTGATGAAATTAAAAGGAGTCAAACAACAGGGCGAAGCTTTATAGCTGGTGCTCTGGAAATTTGTCGTTTTTTAGGCAAAAAATTCAGATTTGCCATACCTCATTCTTAGGAAAAGCTCCGAAATTTTAACTTTCAGACAGATTCTGTTATCCTCTTGAAATTAAAATGACACCTGCAAAAATTGAAAAATTCGTAATTGTTCTTCTAATTGCCATTGCTATTTTTTTTATATTTCTTCGTTTCATCCATTTGAAAGCAGATTTTCCTTCAAGCATAACATGGTCAAGTGCGCTTTATACCGATGAAGGATGGTATTCAAGCGGCGCAATATCTTATGTGCTTAGCGGCAATTGGTATAGGAAGGGAGATTTCAACCCGGCAATCAATATGCCACTGTTTCATTTGATTCAATTCGTCGTATTTTCATTATTGGGAAAGAGTTTGTTCTCTGCAAGAATTACAGGCGTATTTTTTTTCATACTCCTTACAATTTTAGCCACCTTATTGGCGTATAGGTATGTTGATAAGAAAGGGGCTTTTTTCACTGCTTTTTTCCTTTCTATCAACTATATCCTTTTTTCATATTCTCGCCTTTCGCTTCTTGAAATTACTATGGTATCATTTGTTCTCCTTTCATTGTTTACAGTTTCATCTTTCAGAGGATCGAACGATTTTCTCGTTATAACTGTATCATCTTTGATTCTGTTTCTTGCGCAATTAGTCAAAGCAACTGCCTTTTTTGCCATTCCTCTTTTGATTTATATTTCATTAATGAGAAGTGAAAGATGGAGAAAAAAGTTTTTATTTACTCTTACCATCCTATCTTCTTTTTTTATTTCAACAGTATTCTACAATATTTATGTAAGAAGTATTTATCCTGAAGACTTTTCCTATTTTAAAACAATCAATGTTGATGAAAGAATGTTGACAGACGGGTTTTCAGTATGCAAAAACTTTTACCAATCTCTTTTGGCAGGACGATTGATAGAGCCCTTTATTTACATAATCGTGATGATTATTTGTTTTATTGCTTTTTTG is part of the Candidatus Schekmanbacteria bacterium genome and encodes:
- a CDS encoding heterodisulfide reductase subunit B — protein: MSYSYYPGCSLHSTGAEYDVSIKFVFKKLGIEFEEIKGWNCCGTTPAHCTSKYLSIALPARNLKLVEDSGNSKVAVPCASCFSRLKRARYEISQDKELAQKVNEIIEADFSNTVDVIHPLDIIKNDIGIDRLKEKMEKSLSGIRVACYYGCLMTRPPEVTEFDNCEYPVIMDEILSEMGAEPIDWGYKTDCCGASFSISRISSSLKLMSKIFKDVASRGADCISVACPLCHANLDTRQEDINNAEGTKYSIPVFYFSELLALALGAKKGDLAFRKHIIDPSVILQQYDIG
- a CDS encoding DUF3088 domain-containing protein, with protein sequence MARPILFLLKPGFFDGSEGPFFCPDCAMVEGFLAYMPQIGDEVEIRRIDFKKPRKEIVELLGEENQGCPVLILTNDADNVSDEIKRSQTTGRSFIAGALEICRFLGKKFRFAIPHS